The Ruania alba genome has a window encoding:
- a CDS encoding extracellular solute-binding protein, whose protein sequence is MQNFHLTRRHLLSAVGLGAGTAALAACTGPVSADGGGGGAESNLRSGFSQAALGDIPSEYQGRTNILFWAPWTGGLFDAITEQFAMFNESQTEIYAALESVGSYADLNTAFTAALQARAVPDMVCFPEMQWLQFYFAGALAPLDPHFNDDWNLDIYRQNFVGESTAGDETFVVPFARSTPLFYYNKTLFNDLGLPVDTQYTWSQLREFGPEIASVQNAGQDIKTFAYAAGPAWYANSWLWAFDGEWSDGFTVMPDEGKVHELMTFANEWVHVDGHAYMAQASHTDFQTGLAAAVHGSTASMRGLTEAVDFELGAAFMPGEVNQPPTVPTGGSGFSMVRTESQERQDATAELMKFLATPAMSGKWHIDSGYVPIVQAAADEPEVVELHATDPNFTVAIDQLENAETVAPVNWFHSGVTALGQAFDTITGDNGDVQEAIDTLRGEYEGVLEDNREDLEALGIS, encoded by the coding sequence GTGCAGAACTTCCACCTGACCCGCCGTCATCTGCTCTCCGCTGTGGGCCTGGGCGCCGGCACCGCGGCCCTGGCCGCGTGCACCGGCCCCGTGTCTGCCGACGGCGGGGGCGGCGGCGCGGAGAGCAACCTGCGCAGCGGTTTCAGCCAGGCCGCCCTCGGCGACATCCCCTCGGAGTATCAGGGGCGGACCAACATCCTGTTCTGGGCGCCGTGGACCGGTGGGCTGTTCGATGCCATCACCGAGCAGTTCGCCATGTTCAACGAGTCCCAGACCGAGATCTACGCCGCCCTCGAGTCGGTGGGCAGCTATGCGGATCTGAACACCGCATTCACGGCAGCGCTGCAGGCCAGGGCTGTGCCGGACATGGTCTGCTTCCCAGAGATGCAGTGGCTGCAGTTCTACTTCGCCGGTGCACTCGCCCCGCTCGACCCGCACTTCAACGACGACTGGAACCTGGACATCTACCGCCAGAACTTCGTCGGTGAGAGCACGGCAGGCGACGAGACCTTCGTGGTGCCGTTCGCCCGATCGACGCCGCTCTTCTACTACAACAAAACGCTGTTCAACGATCTCGGTCTCCCGGTGGACACGCAGTACACCTGGTCCCAGCTGCGGGAGTTCGGGCCGGAGATCGCGTCCGTGCAGAACGCCGGCCAGGACATCAAGACGTTCGCCTACGCCGCCGGTCCCGCCTGGTACGCCAACTCGTGGCTGTGGGCGTTCGACGGCGAGTGGTCCGACGGCTTCACCGTGATGCCGGACGAGGGCAAGGTTCACGAGCTGATGACTTTCGCGAACGAGTGGGTGCACGTGGACGGGCACGCGTACATGGCGCAGGCCTCGCACACCGACTTCCAGACGGGCCTGGCAGCCGCCGTGCACGGGTCGACAGCTTCGATGCGCGGGCTGACCGAGGCGGTCGACTTCGAGCTCGGCGCCGCGTTCATGCCGGGTGAGGTGAACCAGCCCCCGACCGTGCCCACGGGTGGGTCCGGCTTCTCGATGGTCCGCACCGAGTCCCAGGAGCGCCAGGATGCGACTGCCGAACTGATGAAGTTCCTCGCCACCCCGGCAATGTCCGGCAAGTGGCACATCGACTCCGGGTACGTGCCGATCGTGCAGGCGGCCGCGGACGAGCCGGAGGTGGTCGAGCTGCACGCCACCGACCCGAACTTCACCGTGGCGATCGATCAGCTCGAGAACGCCGAGACGGTCGCGCCGGTGAACTGGTTCCACTCCGGGGTGACCGCACTCGGGCAGGCATTCGACACCATCACCGGGGACAACGGCGATGTGCAGGAAGCCATCGACACCCTCCGCGGGGAGTACGAGGGTGTCCTTGAGGACAACCGCGAGGACCTCGAGGCCCTGGGTATCTCGTGA
- a CDS encoding glycerophosphodiester phosphodiesterase, translated as MTDSLPTVVGHRGAAAVSPENTLASFARGETDGAAAIELDVHLTADGELAVIHDARVDRTAVGGRTTGAVAELTWPQLQEVELPDGQHIPSLAQALTAIGVDVHVEIKAPAAARPATELVLDAGLGDRVTMTSFDIGALREVREVAPTVAVGVISPAPTAEATDAVGQLDAVSLALQVRHLDPALVQRLQAAGVDVCGWPVLTTDDVRTALEAGVAMMTADDPGWCRDELHRLATRSA; from the coding sequence GTGACCGACTCGCTCCCGACCGTCGTCGGTCACCGCGGCGCAGCCGCCGTCAGCCCGGAGAACACCCTCGCCTCGTTCGCCCGCGGCGAGACCGACGGGGCAGCGGCCATCGAGCTGGATGTGCACCTGACGGCGGATGGTGAGCTGGCGGTGATCCACGACGCTCGCGTCGACCGGACGGCCGTCGGCGGCCGCACCACCGGTGCGGTGGCCGAGCTGACCTGGCCGCAGCTGCAGGAGGTGGAGCTGCCGGACGGGCAGCACATCCCCTCGCTCGCCCAGGCACTCACGGCCATCGGCGTGGACGTGCACGTGGAGATCAAGGCGCCAGCCGCTGCCCGACCGGCCACCGAGCTCGTGCTCGATGCGGGCCTCGGCGACCGGGTGACGATGACCAGTTTCGACATCGGCGCTCTCCGGGAGGTGCGTGAGGTGGCCCCGACCGTGGCGGTCGGGGTCATCTCCCCCGCTCCGACGGCAGAGGCGACGGACGCCGTCGGGCAGCTGGACGCCGTCTCCCTCGCCCTCCAGGTGCGCCACCTGGACCCCGCACTCGTGCAGCGCCTGCAGGCGGCTGGTGTCGACGTGTGTGGGTGGCCCGTGCTCACCACCGACGACGTGCGTACCGCCCTGGAGGCCGGGGTGGCAATGATGACTGCCGATGATCCGGGTTGGTGCCGCGACGAACTGCACCGACTCGCTACCCGATCCGCCTGA
- a CDS encoding alkaline phosphatase family protein, whose translation MPLSTAHKLLVVSVDAMHTDDIPFARTLPAFARILERASVAEIEGIYPSVTYPNHTAQTTGCPPARTGIFNNLQFQPGGGDASEWFWDARALRVPTIFEAAQQAGLTTAAVQWPVTGNAPGVDWLVPEIACPQVFDGLEDQYLSTTDARSFETYIAPHLSMIHTDRRKGKYFDFVNHVSELILRHERPDVMFVHLVEVDTARHAGGSYGPHVEEALREVDATLATYLTALEDNGDLEQTNIVLVSDHGHLDVEQHTNLNTLFVERGFIRTGADGELLDWDVFCLGAGLSGQLFLAEDLPVQRRREIEALLVEIESDPQYRIEKIWTAEETRRDYGLDGPFTWVVESEPGVIVGMLWDRRTVVRAGDEDFPPLKGSHGHAPRHGGQPVFIATGPDFAPGVDAGRRSMLDEAPTLAAVLGIELPDAEGVVMQEVLAEVPAATAPAPA comes from the coding sequence GTGCCACTCTCCACTGCTCACAAGCTCCTGGTCGTCTCCGTCGATGCGATGCACACCGACGACATCCCGTTCGCTCGCACCCTCCCGGCGTTCGCTCGCATCCTGGAGCGGGCGTCCGTCGCTGAGATTGAGGGCATCTACCCCTCGGTGACCTACCCGAACCACACGGCGCAGACCACGGGGTGCCCGCCGGCCCGGACCGGCATCTTCAACAACCTGCAGTTCCAGCCCGGCGGCGGTGATGCCTCGGAGTGGTTCTGGGACGCGCGGGCGCTCCGGGTGCCGACGATCTTCGAGGCGGCGCAGCAGGCCGGCCTGACGACGGCGGCGGTGCAGTGGCCGGTCACCGGAAACGCTCCCGGGGTGGACTGGCTCGTCCCGGAGATCGCCTGCCCGCAGGTGTTCGACGGGCTGGAGGACCAGTACCTGAGCACCACCGACGCCAGGTCCTTCGAGACCTACATCGCCCCGCACCTGTCGATGATCCACACCGACCGGCGCAAGGGGAAGTACTTCGACTTCGTCAACCATGTGTCGGAGCTGATCCTGCGGCACGAGCGCCCGGACGTGATGTTCGTCCACCTGGTGGAGGTGGACACAGCCCGGCACGCGGGTGGGTCGTACGGCCCGCACGTGGAGGAGGCGTTGCGAGAAGTCGATGCCACCCTGGCCACCTACCTGACGGCGCTGGAAGACAACGGCGACCTGGAGCAGACCAACATCGTCCTGGTCTCCGACCATGGTCACCTCGACGTGGAGCAGCACACCAACCTGAACACCCTGTTCGTGGAGCGCGGGTTCATCCGGACCGGCGCCGACGGTGAGCTGCTCGACTGGGACGTCTTCTGCCTGGGCGCCGGGCTGTCCGGGCAGCTCTTCCTGGCCGAGGACCTGCCGGTGCAGCGGCGCCGGGAGATCGAGGCGCTGCTGGTGGAGATCGAGTCGGACCCGCAGTACCGGATCGAGAAGATCTGGACGGCGGAGGAGACCAGGCGTGACTACGGCCTGGACGGGCCGTTCACCTGGGTGGTCGAGTCCGAGCCGGGTGTGATCGTGGGGATGCTGTGGGATCGTCGCACCGTGGTGCGCGCCGGGGACGAGGACTTCCCGCCACTCAAGGGCAGCCACGGGCACGCACCGCGGCACGGTGGCCAGCCGGTGTTCATCGCGACCGGTCCGGACTTCGCGCCCGGGGTGGATGCCGGGCGGCGCAGCATGCTCGACGAGGCGCCGACCTTGGCCGCCGTGCTCGGGATCGAGCTGCCCGACGCTGAGGGTGTAGTGATGCAGGAGGTGCTCGCGGAGGTGCCGGCAGCGACGGCGCCTGCGCCCGCCTGA
- a CDS encoding CPBP family intramembrane glutamic endopeptidase → MTSPPVPPMDLPPRLRTAVQGVVVILAITVVVFGAALALLLTAGDPAARLPIVVVPALLVHTVLAGTALIVIVRRSPTTFRSIGFTKPTARLWHLLWQVPVIITVAVLVQVATSVLTSGASEDAGGSIDSLLTGTSGTTVVVLVVTLAVLVPFWEETLFRGLIFTSTRARWGTGVATAVTALLFAIAHGIPILLPYYVTLGFALSLLRIFHRSIWGPLVLHVTINTIASTAVLTTLG, encoded by the coding sequence GTGACCTCTCCCCCGGTGCCGCCTATGGACCTGCCACCTCGCCTGAGGACGGCGGTGCAGGGGGTCGTGGTGATCCTCGCGATCACCGTGGTGGTGTTCGGTGCGGCTCTGGCGCTGCTGCTCACCGCCGGCGACCCGGCTGCGCGGCTCCCGATCGTGGTCGTGCCGGCGCTGCTCGTGCACACAGTGCTCGCCGGCACCGCCCTGATCGTGATCGTCCGGCGTTCGCCCACGACGTTCCGGTCGATCGGGTTCACCAAGCCCACCGCCCGGTTGTGGCACCTGCTCTGGCAGGTGCCGGTCATCATCACGGTCGCGGTGCTCGTGCAGGTCGCTACGTCTGTCCTCACCTCCGGAGCGTCGGAAGATGCCGGTGGCTCGATCGATTCGCTGCTCACCGGCACGTCAGGGACCACGGTGGTGGTGCTGGTGGTGACGCTCGCAGTGCTGGTGCCGTTCTGGGAGGAGACCCTGTTCCGGGGCCTGATCTTCACCAGCACGCGTGCCCGGTGGGGCACTGGCGTGGCGACCGCGGTGACCGCCCTGCTCTTCGCGATCGCGCACGGCATCCCGATCCTGCTCCCCTACTACGTCACGCTCGGGTTCGCGCTGAGTCTGCTGCGGATCTTCCACCGCTCCATCTGGGGGCCGCTGGTGCTGCACGTCACCATCAACACGATCGCGTCGACGGCGGTGCTGACGACGCTCGGGTAA
- a CDS encoding excalibur calcium-binding domain-containing protein translates to MFFLGLAAGCGTDPTTSNEYRTLLSDRDSLSSEVSALEVRVDDVVSAMDAAEVEAQSAQEALDEHEAQVEAIAEREDEVTALEAAVSDREDEVTALAETLDERETEIEQREAVANRQADSQARATEEPTAQAPSSVYYRNCDAARAAGAAPVRVGDPGYGTHLDRDRDGVGCE, encoded by the coding sequence GTGTTTTTCTTGGGTCTCGCCGCCGGCTGTGGAACAGACCCGACCACCAGCAACGAGTACCGGACGCTCCTGTCGGACCGCGACTCTCTTTCCTCGGAGGTATCGGCGCTAGAGGTACGTGTGGACGATGTCGTCTCGGCCATGGACGCGGCGGAGGTTGAAGCCCAGTCCGCCCAGGAAGCGCTCGACGAGCACGAAGCGCAGGTAGAGGCGATCGCGGAACGCGAGGACGAAGTCACAGCGCTGGAGGCAGCCGTCAGTGATCGGGAGGACGAAGTCACGGCACTGGCGGAAACACTTGACGAGCGTGAGACAGAAATCGAACAGCGCGAAGCGGTGGCTAACCGTCAGGCCGACTCCCAGGCGAGGGCAACCGAGGAGCCAACAGCTCAAGCACCATCAAGTGTCTACTACCGTAATTGCGATGCGGCGCGTGCCGCTGGAGCGGCACCAGTTCGTGTCGGCGACCCCGGGTATGGCACGCACCTCGACCGAGATCGCGACGGAGTCGGATGCGAATGA
- a CDS encoding lipase maturation factor family protein — translation MEWFAAENYHTARFVLQRGIALMYLVAFVAVLRQFQPLLGSRGLLPVPRYLERVGAWAGPTIFRWRYSDALVLVLGWVGVLVAASLMAGLPQTGPPWVPFAAFGVLFGLYLSVVNVGQVFYGFGWETLLLEAGFLAAFLGSDDVAPPFLVLLAFRWLLFRVEFGAGMIKMRGDRVWRDLTALYYHHETQPMPGPLSWFFHHLPRPLHRVEVAANHVVQLVVPFLLFLPQPVASIAAALVIATQLWLVLSGNFAWLNSLTLLLAFSAVGDDQLTAVLPALAPVLAGPEATGSLWWVILVGVMAAVTVVLAVRPARNLLSPNQAMNASYNRWHLGGSYGAFGSVTRRRDEVVVEGTTDPEGRSGWREYVFRGKPGPVDRWPRQVAPYHLRLDWGMWFLALGSSAQHRWFLAFLGRLLEADRATLRLLARDPFDGVRPVWVRARVFRYRYSTWAELKAQHCWWVREERRVLVAPTRATDLSV, via the coding sequence GTGGAGTGGTTCGCTGCAGAGAACTACCACACGGCCCGGTTCGTGCTGCAGCGCGGGATCGCGCTCATGTACCTGGTGGCGTTCGTGGCCGTGCTGCGCCAGTTCCAGCCGTTGCTCGGGTCCCGCGGGCTGTTGCCGGTTCCCCGCTACCTCGAACGGGTCGGCGCCTGGGCAGGTCCGACGATCTTCCGGTGGCGCTACTCGGACGCCCTGGTGCTGGTGCTCGGCTGGGTGGGGGTCCTGGTCGCGGCATCGCTCATGGCCGGGCTCCCGCAGACGGGACCGCCGTGGGTGCCGTTCGCCGCGTTCGGGGTGCTGTTCGGGCTGTACCTGTCCGTGGTGAACGTCGGGCAGGTGTTCTACGGGTTCGGGTGGGAGACGCTGCTGCTGGAGGCCGGCTTCCTGGCCGCGTTCCTGGGCTCGGACGACGTCGCTCCCCCGTTCCTGGTGCTGCTCGCCTTCCGTTGGCTGCTGTTCCGGGTGGAGTTCGGGGCCGGGATGATCAAGATGCGTGGGGACCGGGTGTGGCGCGACCTCACCGCCCTGTACTACCACCACGAGACGCAGCCGATGCCGGGGCCGTTGAGCTGGTTCTTCCACCACCTGCCGCGCCCGCTGCATCGGGTGGAGGTGGCCGCCAACCATGTGGTGCAGCTGGTAGTGCCGTTCCTGCTGTTCCTCCCCCAGCCGGTGGCGTCGATCGCCGCCGCCCTGGTGATCGCCACCCAGCTGTGGCTGGTGCTGTCCGGGAACTTCGCCTGGCTGAACTCGTTGACGTTGTTGCTGGCGTTCTCCGCCGTCGGGGACGACCAGCTCACGGCCGTGCTCCCGGCGCTGGCACCGGTGCTGGCCGGCCCGGAGGCGACCGGAAGCCTGTGGTGGGTGATCCTCGTGGGGGTGATGGCCGCCGTCACCGTGGTGCTGGCCGTGCGGCCGGCGCGCAACCTGCTGTCGCCGAACCAGGCCATGAACGCCTCCTACAACCGCTGGCACCTGGGCGGGTCCTATGGCGCGTTCGGGTCGGTCACGCGCCGACGCGACGAGGTCGTGGTGGAGGGCACGACGGACCCGGAGGGTCGCTCGGGTTGGCGGGAGTACGTCTTCCGCGGTAAGCCCGGCCCCGTCGATCGCTGGCCACGGCAGGTAGCGCCCTACCACCTACGGCTCGACTGGGGCATGTGGTTCCTCGCCCTCGGTTCGTCCGCTCAGCACCGCTGGTTTCTCGCGTTCCTGGGCCGGCTCCTGGAGGCGGATCGAGCCACGCTCCGCCTGCTCGCCCGCGATCCGTTCGACGGCGTCCGGCCGGTCTGGGTGCGGGCGCGGGTGTTCCGCTACCGGTACAGCACCTGGGCCGAGCTCAAGGCACAGCACTGCTGGTGGGTACGGGAGGAACGACGCGTGCTGGTTGCCCCAACCCGGGCCACCGACCTGTCGGTGTGA
- a CDS encoding TetR/AcrR family transcriptional regulator, whose translation MEQATAVRRPGRPRAEGLDERILDAVLELIDRGGDVTVNAVVAGSGVSRAALYRRWPSMTELMAAALDRGRAAIEVDLSGDIKDAIVQVMFGDPRTARGQGYTERRFRTRVALVMENPELQRAYWTSHVHRRREAIHAALQEAVRRGDLRPDLDIDACIDLINGVFYYQVVVRGASVDAPTTIARCREAFEVAWRGMSR comes from the coding sequence ATGGAGCAGGCGACAGCTGTCCGCCGGCCGGGACGCCCACGTGCCGAGGGCCTTGACGAACGGATCCTCGATGCGGTCCTGGAGTTGATCGACCGCGGCGGCGACGTCACGGTGAACGCGGTCGTCGCCGGTTCGGGGGTTTCCCGCGCAGCGCTGTACCGCCGTTGGCCGAGCATGACCGAACTGATGGCGGCCGCGCTCGACCGTGGCCGGGCGGCGATCGAGGTGGACCTCTCCGGTGACATCAAGGACGCCATCGTTCAGGTCATGTTCGGTGATCCGCGCACCGCACGCGGGCAGGGGTACACCGAGCGGCGATTCCGCACGCGCGTGGCATTGGTGATGGAGAACCCGGAGCTGCAACGGGCGTACTGGACCTCGCACGTCCACCGCCGCCGGGAGGCGATCCACGCGGCCCTGCAGGAAGCGGTCCGCCGCGGCGATCTGCGGCCGGACCTGGATATCGACGCGTGCATCGACCTCATCAACGGCGTCTTCTACTACCAGGTGGTGGTGCGTGGTGCCTCCGTCGACGCTCCCACCACGATCGCCCGCTGCCGGGAGGCGTTCGAGGTGGCCTGGCGCGGGATGAGCCGCTGA
- a CDS encoding tyrosine-protein phosphatase — translation MTLDIIDLPLTAPVNLRDLGGIPIAGGTLRTGFALRADDLSTTDHASATDLVDTGVAAIIDLRSHTEAQFTGRGPFGSLPVTYHHVPFLTSLDDASNQATGADLTDQSQFESLYIRMFETAAPRIVTALGIIATTPGATVFHCAAGQDRTGVLAASLLLALGAEPEAIVEDYARTGPNSPAIMERLAPVMGPVLAQHGISLEDAARAATRQTFTPAPMRGLLAYLRRTYADPIDTLRAAGLSDGLVATLRERALA, via the coding sequence ATGACACTCGACATCATCGACCTGCCGCTCACCGCTCCAGTCAACCTTCGCGACCTGGGAGGTATCCCGATCGCCGGCGGCACGCTACGCACGGGATTCGCCCTCCGCGCCGACGACCTCTCGACCACAGATCACGCGAGCGCGACTGACCTCGTCGACACGGGTGTGGCCGCCATCATCGATCTGCGTTCGCACACCGAGGCCCAGTTCACCGGTCGTGGCCCCTTCGGCTCTCTGCCGGTCACCTATCACCACGTGCCCTTCCTGACTTCGCTCGACGACGCGTCGAACCAGGCCACCGGCGCAGACCTCACCGATCAGTCGCAGTTCGAGAGCCTCTACATCCGGATGTTCGAGACGGCGGCACCGAGGATCGTCACGGCGCTCGGCATCATCGCGACCACCCCCGGAGCAACGGTCTTCCACTGCGCCGCCGGCCAAGATCGCACCGGTGTACTGGCCGCCTCGCTGCTGCTGGCCCTCGGTGCCGAACCGGAGGCGATCGTCGAGGACTACGCGCGGACCGGTCCCAACTCGCCCGCGATCATGGAACGGCTTGCCCCAGTGATGGGTCCCGTGCTGGCCCAGCACGGGATCAGCCTCGAGGACGCGGCCCGCGCCGCCACCCGGCAGACATTCACCCCCGCACCCATGCGAGGCTTGCTCGCCTACCTCAGGCGCACCTATGCCGACCCGATCGACACCTTGCGAGCAGCGGGCCTGAGCGATGGTCTGGTTGCCACCCTCCGCGAGCGCGCCCTGGCATGA
- the phnE gene encoding phosphonate ABC transporter, permease protein PhnE, producing the protein MALLDTRTPDEARRSGSASAHQTTLDPQARERMERAFRIPRTRFVIGVTVAVALFIWSANGAQFDFLKLGDGAANMGEFISRMFPPDFSKLGTIVLLLVETLQMAIVGTALGSILSLIMAFGAASTIAPRWLYYACRWTMNIIRALPDLVIALMFVSAVGLGPFAGILAMTIGSIGTIGKIFAEAMEAVDRGPIVAMESVGASRRQIVQYAIVPQALPMLTSYTLLLFEGNVRGATILGLVGAGGIGLELTTAMNRYEYGHLCAMVLCIIVLVTIIDQASAIIRKKIT; encoded by the coding sequence ATGGCACTGCTGGACACGCGGACGCCGGACGAGGCCCGCAGATCGGGCTCGGCCTCCGCCCACCAGACCACGCTCGATCCGCAGGCGCGCGAGCGCATGGAGCGCGCGTTCCGGATCCCGCGTACACGGTTCGTGATCGGCGTGACCGTTGCCGTTGCGCTCTTCATCTGGTCGGCCAACGGGGCCCAGTTCGACTTCCTCAAGCTCGGCGACGGTGCGGCCAACATGGGGGAGTTCATCTCCCGCATGTTCCCGCCGGACTTCTCCAAGCTCGGCACGATCGTCCTGCTGCTGGTGGAGACGCTGCAGATGGCGATCGTGGGCACTGCCCTCGGCTCGATCCTCTCGCTGATCATGGCGTTCGGCGCGGCGAGCACGATCGCCCCGCGATGGCTGTACTACGCCTGCCGCTGGACGATGAACATCATCCGCGCGCTGCCCGATCTCGTCATCGCCCTCATGTTCGTCTCCGCCGTCGGACTCGGCCCGTTCGCCGGCATCCTGGCCATGACGATCGGATCCATCGGCACGATCGGCAAGATCTTCGCCGAGGCGATGGAAGCGGTCGACCGTGGCCCCATCGTCGCGATGGAGTCGGTCGGCGCCTCTCGGCGGCAGATCGTGCAGTACGCCATCGTTCCGCAGGCGCTCCCGATGCTCACCAGCTACACGCTGTTGCTGTTCGAGGGCAACGTGCGCGGAGCAACGATCCTCGGACTCGTGGGCGCCGGGGGCATCGGTCTCGAGCTCACCACCGCCATGAACCGCTACGAGTACGGCCACCTGTGCGCCATGGTCCTGTGCATCATCGTGCTCGTCACGATCATCGACCAGGCCAGCGCCATCATCCGGAAGAAGATCACATGA